Proteins encoded together in one Pangasianodon hypophthalmus isolate fPanHyp1 chromosome 18, fPanHyp1.pri, whole genome shotgun sequence window:
- the LOC113531699 gene encoding protein phosphatase 1H isoform X1, with protein sequence MFNRVRSAVASLVGGFMPGPASSAERASGADLPLKFPYVRPEFLGLSPDEVECSADHVARPILILKETERLPWATGYAEVINAGKSAVNEDQACCEVMVVKKRPTGSSTPCKPSKRRSSLPNGEGHSLAESSMEDEELVFHYWALFDGHAGSGAAVMASRLLHQHIVEQLQEIVDLLRNLASLPPTVMGDDLDHTSTPCMPRALTRASSLRNSPCTTTPRFFTEKKIQHESLVIGALENAFKYMDAQIEREKAVYNIMGGCTALVVMFILGKLYVANAGDSRAIIIRNGEIIPMSAEFTPESERQRLQFLGYMQPHLLGGEFTHLEFPRRVQRKEVGKKMLYRDFTMTGWAYKTIEDEDLRFPLIYGEGKKARVMATIGVTRGLGDHDLKVHDSNIYIKPFLSCCPEVRVYNLTQYEHGTDDVLVMATDGLWDVLSNEEVAEYVTSFLANCDPDDLHRYTMAAQDVVMRARGVLRDRGWRITDDRLGSGDDISVYIIPLMYGNRQP encoded by the exons ATGTTCAACAGGGTCAGGTCGGCTGTGGCCAGTTTGGTGGGTGGCTTTATGCCTGGCCCAGCCAGCAGCGCAGAGCGAGCGAGCGGCGCGGATTTGCCGCTGAAGTTCCCGTACGTTAGGCCGGAGTTTCTGGGACTGTCACCGGACGAGGTGGAGTGCTCGGCTGATCATGTGGCGCGACCCATCCTCATCCTCAAAGAGACGGAGAGGTTACCCTGGGCAACTGGCTACGCAGA GGTGATAAATGCTGGGAAAAGTGCTGTAAATGAGGACCAGGCCTGTTGTGAAGTCATGGTGGTGAAGAAGAGGCCCACCGGATCCTCCACACCCTGCAAACCATCCAAGAGGAGATCCTCACTGCCTAATGGAGAGGGTCACAGCCTTGCTGAGAGCTCA ATGGAGGATGAGGAGCTGGTCTTCCACTACTGGGCTCTGTTTGATGGGCATGCTGGCTCAGGTGCAGCTGTAATGGCCTCCAGACTGCTCCATCAACATATTGTGGAGCAGCTCCAGGAGATTGTGGATCTCCTGCGCAACCTGGCATCACTGCCACCCACTGTAATGGGAGATGACCTGGATCATACCAGCACTCCCTGCATGCCCCGAGCCCTAACACGAGCATCCTCTCTGCGCAACTCACCCTGCACCACTACGCCACGCTTTTTCACTGAGAAGAAGATCCAGCACGAGAGCCTGGTGATCGGTGCCCTCGAGAATGCCTTCAAatacatg gatgCCCAGATCGAGAGGGAGAAAGCTGTGTATAATATCATGGGTGGATGCACTGCACTTGTGGTGATGTTCATTCTGGGCAAGCTGTACGTGGCCAATGCAGGGGACAGCAG agctATCATAATCAGGAATGGTGAGATCATCCCCATGTCTGCAGAGTTCACTCctgagtcagagagacagagactgcaGTTCCTG GGTTACATGCAGCCGCATCTGTTGGGGGGAGAGTTCACACACCTGGAGTTCCCTAGGAGGGTCCAGAGGAAGGAAGTGGGCAAAAAGATGCTGTACCGTGACTTCACCATGACTGGCTG GGCGTATAAAACCATCGAGGATGAGGACCTCAGATTTCCTTTAAtatatggagaaggaaagaag GCTCGAGTGATGGCAACAATCGGTGTGACTCGTGGGCTCGGTGATCATGACCTCAAAGTGCATGACTCCAATATCTACATTAAACCATTTCTGTCCTGCTGTCCTGAG GTGAGAGTATATAACCTGACACAGTATGAGCATGGCACTGATGACGTGCTGGTGATGGCCACCGATGGCCTGTGGGACGTTCTCTCTAACGAGGAAGTGGCCGAGTACGTCACTTCTTTCCTCGCCAACTGTGACCCAGATGACCTGCACAG